GGGGATCTGGTAAAGGTGTTCGCGGTGGTTGATACGAAGAACACGATACAGATTAGCGGGCCTGTGGCCAATCCCGGCGCATATGGCATCACTCCCGGCGCTACAAGGATTAAGGATGTTATCTCCTTGTCGGGGGGCATGCTCTATTACGCATCAAACGATGCTGAGCTTACGCGCGTCAAAGTAACCCAATCGGGTCCACAGACGGAAAGGCTGGCGATCGATCTGTCAAAGGCCATGCAGGGCGACCCCCAGCATAATATCACCATGGAGATAAACGATTACCTCTTCGTCCGCTCTGTGCCGGAATGGGATCTTTACAAGACAGTGACCGTGGGCGGCGAGGTCAAATACCCGGGTGTGTATACGGTCCAGAAGGGGGAGAGGCTGTCTTCGATGCTGGAGAGGGCCGGAGGATATACGGATAAGGCCTATCTAAGGGGTGCGGTATTTACGCGGGCAAGGGTCAGGGAGCTTCAGCAGAAGAACCTCGAAGAGATCAGCACCAGGCTTGAGCGCGAACTGCTCTCTGTAAGCGCTGGCGAGATGGGCACGATAACCTCTCAGGAAGAGTTGGCTGCGAAAAGGGCTGACTATGCGCAGAAGCAGAAATTCATTAATACATTAAAGAGCCTGAAGGCAACCGGCAGGTTCACCATACGGCTTGCGCATCTTCGCTTGCTGAAAGGCAGTGAGTATGATATAGAGCTTGAGGAAGGCGATACCCTTTATATCCCGTCGGCAATTAATGTTGTGAATGTTGCAGGCTCTACGATGTTCCAGGGAAGCTTCCTGTATTCTGATAATCTCAGCTACAAGGACTATATAGACATGTCAGGCGGATATACGAGGAACGCGGACGAGAGCAATATCTTTATCTTGAAAGTGGACGGCTCTGCGATGAAGCCAAAGAGCTCGATCTTCTGGAATTCCAACCGGTCCAGGTGGGAGCTGGCGGCCTTTGGCGAGACCATCAAGGAGGTGGAGCCTGGCGATACCATTGTGGTGCCCGAGAAGATTGAGCGCGTGGCATGGCTCAGAGATATAAAGGATATTACACAGATCCTTGCCAATGTTGCCCTCACCGCCGGTGTGTTCAAGGCGCTCTATTAGCCGGGAATCACGAACAGGTATGGATACATGCATTTACCCTCCTCCATTGACAGGCAATAGTGCAAAACGTTCTCCATAAGCTCTGTTGGATCTTTTTGTTCCTGTTGTTGTTCTCCGCTCTCCGCTCTCCGCTCTCCGCTGATCTTTATGCCGATGACGAGCCCTTCACCTATCCTTCGAATCAAGGGTTTACGGGTATCATGGAGACACCCACGGCAAGGGTCATGAAAGAAAACCATTACCGTGTGGGCGTAAGCCAGATACACCCATACAGGTACTACTATCTGGCCTTCAGCCCGCTCAAGGGGGTTGAGCTTGACGGGAGGGTAACGGAGGTCATCGGTGTGAAGGCGAATCCGGGAGACCCTTACTGGAGCGGATATGGAAACCAAAAGGATAAATATTTCGGGTTCAAGTATCAGTTCATAAAGGAAGATAAATTTCTACCCGCTATCGCGCTGAGCATCATGGACCCCACGGGAACGAGGGTCTATCCTTCGCAGTCCATCATTGCAAGCAAACAGCTATACCCCTTCGATTTTACCCTCGGTTTCGGCAATGGGAGGTTCGGGAAGACCCAATTGCCGCCACAGGGAGAAGGGTTCAAGATCGAGCTTTTCAGTAACCCCAGGACCTGGGCAAAGGATTCGCAATTCTTCTGGGGTATCCAGTGGGCTATCTCCGATCACTATGCGTTGATGGTTGAGTACAGCCCGATCCAGTACGAAAAACAGACGCGGGACCCTGCGCAGGCAAAATACTTTCAGGACCCTGTGCCTTCCCAGTTTAATTACGGCCTTCGCTGGAGGCCATTCAAGTTCGCAGAGGTCGACATAAGTTATCAGAGGGGAGAGGAGTTCGGGGTAAACCTTTCGATGAACTTTGACATAGGACAGCCGATCATCCCCATCTATGATCAGGCATACAGGGAAAGGCAGGAAGACAAGACAGCCCCGATAAACAAACGGTTGACAACGGCACTGCACAGATCAGGTTTTAGCAGCATAGGGGTATTGTTCGACAGGAACGACCTGTGGGTAAGGGCTCAGAATGACAAATACTACTACAGCACCAGGGCAATAGGGGTCATTACAAAGATCATCAACGATATTGTCCCGCCCCACATCCAGAATATCCATATTACTCTCACCGATAACGGAATATCCATCTTCGAACTCGATACGACGAGATACGACATCGCAGAATTTTACAGGGATAAACTGACGGCAAGCCAATTTTTTTACCTGTCTAAGATCAACACAACAATAGGCGGGCCGCCCGATATACCCATCGAGAATAAAAAACCCTTCGATTATAACATCAAGCCGTCTCTGCAGACATTCCTCAACGACCCGTCAGGTTTTTTTAAATACCGGCTCGGCGCTGAAGCGTTGGTAAGTTATCGACCCTGGAGAGGCGGCTCCTTCGTTGTAGGACCGGGGGTCTACCCTCTGAACAATATTTCAACAGTGAATGAACCGTTGTTGGATAACGTAAGGACCGACATCATTGACTATCAAAAGAAAAGGTTCTCCCTGCCGCGGCTTTTGTTTGACCAGGTAGGCAAGATGAATAATGAGATCTATGGAAGGTTTTCGGCAGGATTCCTGGAGATCGAGTATGGAGGGTTCGACGGTGAGATCGCTAAGCCTTTGAAAAATGGCAGGTTTGTCGTGGGCCTCAGCGGGACGCTGGCAAAAAAAAGGGACCCCGATTCGGTCTTCGCGTTTAAGGATGATGACAGGAAGGCTTATTACACCTCGTTTGTGAATGCCCGCCTCAACGTGCCCGAATACGATCTCGCGTTCGATGCAAAGACCGGGAGGTTTCTGGGGGGTGATTTCGGGTCACGGTTCAGCGTCTCTAAATTCATCAACGGCGTAATCCTTACTGCATGGTACAGCGTGACAGACACGTCCGGCTTTCGCGATAGTTACAACAGGGGCTACCACGACAAGGGTATTGCCCTCGTGATACCGTTCAGGCTGTTCACCGGAAGGGATTCAAAGACGAACTTCAACTATGCTATCTCACCCTGGACAAGGGATGTTGCACAGGACATAAACCATTATAATCCATTGTTTGATTTCATAGGCCGGAACACCAAAATATTCCTTGACAGGGACAGGGACATGATATATAAATGATGAATAAACCTTGTTATACAATATGGTGGGGAGGTATTTCAAAATGAAGGGTATTAGTAAGCTTACAGTTATTTTTGTCGCACTATTATTTATGGCAGGTTTTGTTGTCCCGTCAACGATCTATGCACAGGCAGCTGAAGGCGGAGCCGGTGGAGGTG
This region of Syntrophorhabdaceae bacterium genomic DNA includes:
- a CDS encoding SLBB domain-containing protein; the encoded protein is GDLVKVFAVVDTKNTIQISGPVANPGAYGITPGATRIKDVISLSGGMLYYASNDAELTRVKVTQSGPQTERLAIDLSKAMQGDPQHNITMEINDYLFVRSVPEWDLYKTVTVGGEVKYPGVYTVQKGERLSSMLERAGGYTDKAYLRGAVFTRARVRELQQKNLEEISTRLERELLSVSAGEMGTITSQEELAAKRADYAQKQKFINTLKSLKATGRFTIRLAHLRLLKGSEYDIELEEGDTLYIPSAINVVNVAGSTMFQGSFLYSDNLSYKDYIDMSGGYTRNADESNIFILKVDGSAMKPKSSIFWNSNRSRWELAAFGETIKEVEPGDTIVVPEKIERVAWLRDIKDITQILANVALTAGVFKALY
- a CDS encoding YjbH domain-containing protein, encoding MQNVLHKLCWIFLFLLLFSALRSPLSADLYADDEPFTYPSNQGFTGIMETPTARVMKENHYRVGVSQIHPYRYYYLAFSPLKGVELDGRVTEVIGVKANPGDPYWSGYGNQKDKYFGFKYQFIKEDKFLPAIALSIMDPTGTRVYPSQSIIASKQLYPFDFTLGFGNGRFGKTQLPPQGEGFKIELFSNPRTWAKDSQFFWGIQWAISDHYALMVEYSPIQYEKQTRDPAQAKYFQDPVPSQFNYGLRWRPFKFAEVDISYQRGEEFGVNLSMNFDIGQPIIPIYDQAYRERQEDKTAPINKRLTTALHRSGFSSIGVLFDRNDLWVRAQNDKYYYSTRAIGVITKIINDIVPPHIQNIHITLTDNGISIFELDTTRYDIAEFYRDKLTASQFFYLSKINTTIGGPPDIPIENKKPFDYNIKPSLQTFLNDPSGFFKYRLGAEALVSYRPWRGGSFVVGPGVYPLNNISTVNEPLLDNVRTDIIDYQKKRFSLPRLLFDQVGKMNNEIYGRFSAGFLEIEYGGFDGEIAKPLKNGRFVVGLSGTLAKKRDPDSVFAFKDDDRKAYYTSFVNARLNVPEYDLAFDAKTGRFLGGDFGSRFSVSKFINGVILTAWYSVTDTSGFRDSYNRGYHDKGIALVIPFRLFTGRDSKTNFNYAISPWTRDVAQDINHYNPLFDFIGRNTKIFLDRDRDMIYK